The following are encoded together in the Arenicella xantha genome:
- a CDS encoding ABC transporter ATP-binding protein: MLEPIHGSPIIIDRLTKTFGTTRALDEISLSFPNGGITALLGSNGAGKTSLINCALGLEQPSSGSITVLGGKAGKIDIKRRIGVMLQDSDLPDQLTAREHISLFSTYYEKPHDINALLTLCELDGFADTRYKKLSGGQKRRVQFALAIVGRPQLVFLDEPTTGLDIDARRVLWNTIRDLREQGTSVVLTTHYLEEADTLADHIIVMNAGKIIANAASADIRAAVSGAVIRCQTSLNENHLAALTGVQTVQTSGRFIEILTNSGTQTLRELLSLDDLVTELTVTKPTLENAFKRLTSNG; encoded by the coding sequence ATGCTCGAACCTATTCATGGCTCACCAATCATCATTGATCGGCTAACAAAAACATTTGGTACAACACGCGCTTTGGATGAAATCAGCCTAAGCTTTCCAAACGGTGGGATTACCGCTTTATTGGGCTCGAATGGCGCAGGCAAGACAAGCTTGATTAATTGCGCGCTCGGACTCGAACAACCGAGTAGTGGCTCGATCACGGTTCTCGGCGGAAAGGCCGGAAAGATCGACATAAAGCGACGCATCGGGGTAATGCTGCAGGATTCTGACTTACCCGACCAACTGACCGCGCGCGAACACATCAGCCTATTTTCTACTTACTATGAAAAACCGCACGACATCAATGCACTGCTGACTCTTTGTGAGCTAGATGGATTTGCCGATACCCGTTATAAGAAGCTATCTGGTGGCCAAAAACGCCGCGTGCAATTCGCATTAGCCATTGTTGGTCGTCCACAACTGGTATTTCTCGATGAACCCACTACCGGCTTAGACATCGATGCGCGCCGCGTGCTCTGGAATACCATTCGCGACCTACGAGAGCAAGGCACTAGTGTGGTATTGACCACGCACTATTTAGAGGAAGCCGATACCTTGGCGGACCACATCATTGTCATGAACGCCGGAAAAATTATCGCCAATGCGGCCAGCGCAGACATACGCGCGGCGGTAAGTGGCGCGGTCATTCGTTGTCAGACAAGCCTCAACGAAAACCACCTTGCAGCACTGACTGGCGTTCAAACTGTTCAAACATCCGGCCGATTTATTGAAATTTTGACCAATAGTGGCACACAGACCTTGCGCGAACTACTCAGCCTAGACGACCTAGTCACTGAGTTAACGGTAACCAAACCGACCTTAGAGAACGCGTTTAAGCGCCTAACCTCGAACGGTTAG
- a CDS encoding competence/damage-inducible protein A: protein MKNTLTAGVLLIGNELLSGSIEDRNLAHIAKTLEQRGIRVRETRIVPDIEAEIVTAVNALRQRYDYVFTTGGIGPTHDDITSDSIAAAFGVENVIQQEVYDLIDAYLSGKGVEFTAAAQRMAYAPQGAEMIKTDQSIVPGYRIDNVYVMAGVPRIMRIMLDGIVAHLKTGVAIHNASVHANIGEGEIAAALEAIQNRHPDIDIGSYPQDKDSTISQYRVIFVVKGTDLNEISETCEQIYQACMDLGVEAIIPSG from the coding sequence ATGAAAAATACACTTACTGCAGGCGTTCTATTAATTGGCAACGAATTGTTGTCAGGCAGCATAGAAGATAGAAACCTAGCGCACATCGCAAAGACCTTAGAGCAACGCGGAATTCGAGTGCGTGAAACGCGAATCGTGCCAGATATCGAAGCCGAAATTGTGACCGCGGTAAACGCCCTGCGACAACGCTATGATTATGTATTTACCACTGGCGGCATCGGCCCGACCCACGACGATATAACCTCAGATTCTATTGCCGCCGCATTCGGCGTGGAGAATGTCATTCAACAAGAAGTATATGACCTTATCGACGCTTACTTGTCCGGCAAAGGAGTCGAGTTCACGGCAGCAGCTCAGCGTATGGCATACGCGCCACAAGGAGCTGAAATGATCAAAACAGATCAATCGATCGTACCAGGGTATCGCATCGACAACGTGTATGTGATGGCCGGAGTACCCAGAATTATGCGCATCATGCTCGACGGCATCGTGGCTCACCTAAAAACCGGCGTTGCGATCCATAACGCCAGCGTACACGCCAATATTGGCGAAGGTGAAATCGCTGCAGCACTGGAAGCGATACAGAACCGCCATCCAGACATAGACATCGGCAGCTACCCACAAGACAAAGACTCAACCATCAGCCAATATCGCGTTATCTTTGTGGTTAAAGGCACCGATTTAAACGAAATTTCCGAAACCTGCGAACAAATCTACCAAGCTTGTATGGATTTAGGCGTCGAAGCGATTATTCCAAGCGGATAA
- a CDS encoding ABC transporter permease, with the protein MNIYLNEAGAEILKALRAPEFVLPTLLMPMAFYTLFGVVLPGADNNAPYLLATYGVFAVMGPSIFGFGVGVANERDRGWLQLKRAAPAPAFAYISAKLITTLLFCAAALLPIYLIAGFLGEVALPRGTWTLLFVLHLFSAVPFVLIGLILGFSLNSGGAVAVSNIVFLGLAILGGLWFPVFMFPAPMQTLSAFTPSFHLAELALCVIGAPGERSPQLNLIWISVMTASLGSLAIASWARQR; encoded by the coding sequence ATGAATATCTACCTTAATGAAGCCGGCGCCGAAATATTAAAGGCTCTGCGCGCCCCAGAGTTTGTACTCCCAACCTTATTAATGCCAATGGCGTTTTACACATTATTCGGCGTCGTATTGCCTGGCGCCGATAATAATGCGCCCTATCTACTCGCGACATACGGCGTATTTGCGGTGATGGGTCCGTCGATTTTTGGCTTTGGCGTCGGCGTGGCCAACGAACGCGACCGTGGCTGGTTACAGCTCAAACGCGCTGCACCGGCACCAGCCTTTGCATATATATCAGCCAAACTTATCACCACCTTGTTGTTCTGCGCAGCAGCGCTCCTTCCAATCTATTTAATTGCCGGATTTTTAGGCGAAGTAGCATTACCGCGTGGTACGTGGACCCTATTATTTGTATTGCATTTATTTTCCGCCGTACCGTTTGTATTAATTGGCTTAATCCTTGGCTTTTCTTTGAACTCCGGAGGAGCCGTTGCGGTCTCGAACATTGTGTTTCTAGGGCTCGCTATTCTCGGCGGGCTATGGTTCCCAGTCTTTATGTTCCCTGCCCCCATGCAAACCCTATCGGCCTTCACTCCGTCATTTCACCTCGCCGAACTCGCTTTATGCGTTATTGGCGCGCCAGGCGAGCGCAGTCCACAACTGAATCTCATTTGGATCAGTGTAATGACTGCATCGCTCGGCAGCTTAGCCATTGCTAGTTGGGCGCGTCAGCGCTAG
- a CDS encoding amidohydrolase family protein, whose product MLKKIFWITLASVSMLAIGVISLLPTPHSVVLNSNSFIIKHAHVFDGEQVLRDATIEIRDGIIQHVGNDLVSDALPIIDASEKWLIPGLVDAHTHNFGSALSDSLNFGITTSIDMFTSADVISSAKTDRNALTKTDKADLFSAGMLTTSPGGHGTQFGIHVDTLTKPEQAAQWVARRQAEGSDFIKLVYMPNNSMFSSIDRATATAVIEAAHNAGLLAVAHIDTLDDATAMLESGIDGLVHVFADQAVSQEFLDLALENSIFVIPTLSVLATVDHQRSGAILANDPSIKPFLNSASRQQLETDFGDATWPGFNFKLAQQNVRRMHEAGIMILAGSDAPNPGTTYGASLHQELTMLVSAGLTPREALRAATILPMQAFGINDRGRISVGQRADFLLLDNNPIENINATRNLHQIYKNGFAVNRTTTSANVVSSKISSGYLSQFAQDLNGPSNLNWATTDDRMTGGNSSTKLRRTNGVLEVQANVQQGFMFPWAGAGLFGDTALDISDYHELSFMAKGSPGVYQALSFSGSMAGAPPAQTFNLTEEWQTFRLPLKQFHGLDSKQLIGFAIVAGPRPGKYKYSLKSVTLESQ is encoded by the coding sequence ATGTTAAAAAAAATCTTCTGGATCACGCTAGCTAGCGTGTCCATGCTCGCCATCGGTGTCATTAGCCTTCTACCAACACCGCATTCTGTAGTGCTTAACAGCAATAGCTTTATTATTAAACATGCCCACGTATTTGACGGAGAACAAGTGTTACGCGACGCCACAATTGAGATTCGCGATGGAATAATTCAACACGTCGGAAATGATCTAGTTAGCGATGCGCTTCCAATCATCGATGCGTCAGAAAAATGGCTCATTCCCGGATTAGTTGATGCGCATACACACAACTTCGGATCGGCGCTGTCCGACTCACTAAATTTCGGCATCACCACCAGCATCGACATGTTCACCTCAGCCGACGTAATTAGTAGTGCCAAAACTGACCGAAACGCGTTAACCAAAACCGATAAAGCAGATCTGTTTAGTGCCGGCATGCTGACAACCTCTCCCGGTGGTCACGGCACGCAATTCGGCATTCACGTCGACACTCTAACTAAGCCAGAACAGGCCGCGCAATGGGTAGCCCGGCGTCAAGCGGAGGGGAGCGACTTCATAAAATTGGTTTACATGCCCAACAACTCAATGTTTAGCAGCATTGATCGAGCAACCGCAACCGCGGTTATCGAGGCAGCGCATAACGCCGGATTACTAGCGGTCGCACATATCGACACACTTGACGACGCGACCGCCATGCTGGAATCGGGCATCGATGGCTTAGTACATGTATTTGCCGATCAAGCGGTCTCGCAGGAGTTTCTAGATTTAGCGCTCGAAAACTCTATTTTTGTGATCCCCACATTATCGGTGCTTGCGACGGTTGACCACCAACGAAGCGGCGCAATACTTGCCAACGACCCATCCATTAAACCTTTTTTAAACAGCGCTAGCCGGCAACAATTAGAAACCGATTTTGGTGACGCGACATGGCCAGGGTTCAACTTTAAACTAGCCCAACAAAATGTCCGTCGTATGCATGAGGCAGGCATCATGATCTTAGCTGGGTCAGACGCTCCAAACCCAGGAACCACCTATGGCGCAAGCTTGCATCAAGAATTAACTATGCTGGTCAGCGCCGGACTAACTCCTAGAGAAGCTTTACGCGCAGCAACCATTTTGCCTATGCAAGCGTTTGGAATTAACGACCGCGGCAGAATCTCGGTCGGTCAGCGAGCTGATTTTTTGCTCCTCGATAACAACCCCATTGAAAATATTAATGCCACACGAAACCTACACCAAATTTATAAAAATGGCTTTGCAGTGAATCGCACAACCACCTCGGCTAATGTCGTCAGCTCTAAAATTTCCAGTGGCTATCTCAGTCAGTTTGCACAAGACTTAAACGGGCCGTCAAACTTAAACTGGGCAACCACCGATGACCGTATGACCGGCGGTAACTCCAGCACCAAACTACGGCGAACCAATGGTGTACTAGAAGTTCAAGCTAACGTGCAACAAGGCTTCATGTTTCCCTGGGCTGGGGCGGGCTTGTTTGGCGATACAGCCTTAGACATCAGCGATTATCATGAACTGTCTTTCATGGCCAAAGGTTCCCCCGGAGTCTACCAAGCATTGAGCTTTTCCGGCAGCATGGCTGGCGCACCGCCCGCACAGACATTCAACCTTACAGAGGAATGGCAAACGTTTCGATTGCCTCTAAAGCAATTTCACGGACTCGACTCCAAACAACTGATTGGCTTCGCAATAGTCGCTGGCCCTAGGCCCGGAAAATATAAGTATTCACTAAAGAGTGTTACTCTCGAATCACAATGA
- a CDS encoding DCC1-like thiol-disulfide oxidoreductase family protein has translation MPQTKCRLVYDGECPVCRLYCESIELESSAANLMLVDARQDHELIDEVNKAQLDLDQGMVLEVDGSLYYGAQALHALAGFGRRSGVFNQINYWLFKSESRANRLYPLLRALRNGLLKVRGKPKINNLEQPNND, from the coding sequence ATGCCTCAAACAAAATGCCGACTTGTGTACGACGGCGAATGCCCTGTATGCCGGCTGTATTGTGAATCCATTGAGCTGGAGTCGTCAGCGGCTAATTTGATGTTGGTGGACGCCCGCCAAGATCATGAGTTGATAGATGAAGTAAACAAAGCGCAGCTCGACCTCGATCAAGGCATGGTGCTGGAGGTTGACGGCAGTCTGTACTACGGTGCACAAGCACTGCATGCATTGGCTGGATTTGGTCGTCGGTCTGGGGTATTTAACCAAATAAATTATTGGCTGTTTAAGTCTGAATCACGGGCTAATCGTTTATACCCACTATTACGTGCACTTAGAAATGGGCTATTAAAAGTGCGTGGAAAACCTAAGATCAATAATCTAGAGCAACCCAACAATGATTGA
- a CDS encoding TatD family hydrolase, translating to MSTTPAIIDTHCHLDFAVFDEDRDQVLNRCAINNVQTIINPGVTADTWQRTINLSQSTPTLHFALGLHPQFIEHHQPQHLSQLDTLIETHRPVAVGEIGLDFYAAQRPQSNTGGKNPESSTQANREKQQLFFVKQLIIAKQHNLPVIIHNRKAHDLCLNLLSDTVVAGGTIHAFNGSIQQAHKYHEMGFMLGFGGMLTYERSSKLRALVKQLPLSAIVLETDAPDMTVSAHQGERNSPEYLPFVLAAVAEIKNLSVEQVAEVTSQNAQRIFNLT from the coding sequence ATGAGCACCACACCTGCAATTATTGATACTCACTGCCACCTGGATTTTGCGGTATTTGATGAAGATCGAGACCAGGTGCTGAACCGCTGTGCGATTAACAATGTGCAAACAATTATCAATCCAGGCGTCACCGCAGACACATGGCAACGCACCATCAACCTCAGTCAGTCGACCCCAACATTGCACTTTGCGCTCGGCTTACATCCACAATTCATTGAACACCATCAACCGCAACATTTATCGCAGCTAGACACCTTAATCGAAACCCACCGACCTGTTGCGGTTGGCGAAATCGGCTTGGATTTCTATGCAGCCCAAAGACCGCAATCGAACACAGGTGGCAAGAATCCAGAAAGCAGCACTCAAGCGAATCGTGAAAAACAGCAACTTTTCTTTGTTAAGCAGCTAATTATAGCAAAACAGCACAATTTACCGGTGATAATTCATAATCGTAAAGCACACGACCTTTGCTTGAACCTCCTTAGCGACACCGTGGTAGCAGGCGGCACGATTCACGCCTTTAATGGCAGCATTCAACAGGCGCATAAATACCACGAAATGGGTTTCATGCTCGGCTTTGGCGGCATGCTTACCTACGAACGATCCAGCAAGCTTAGAGCGCTGGTTAAACAGTTGCCATTGAGCGCCATCGTATTGGAAACTGACGCGCCGGACATGACGGTGTCAGCACACCAAGGCGAGCGCAACAGCCCTGAGTACCTGCCGTTTGTGTTGGCCGCGGTAGCCGAGATAAAAAACCTTAGCGTGGAGCAGGTTGCTGAGGTTACTAGCCAAAATGCGCAACGAATATTTAATCTCACCTAG